The following proteins come from a genomic window of Megalobrama amblycephala isolate DHTTF-2021 linkage group LG1, ASM1881202v1, whole genome shotgun sequence:
- the smarce1 gene encoding SWI/SNF-related matrix-associated actin-dependent regulator of chromatin subfamily E member 1 isoform X2: MSKRPPYAPAPTPAPTTQMPTTPGFVGYNPYSHLAYNNYRLGGNPGGNNRNSSGITVPKPPKPPDKPLMPYMRYSRKVWDQVKASNPDLKLWEIGKIIGGMWRDLTDEEKQDYLNEYEAEKIEYNDSLKAYHNSPAYLAYVNAKNRAEAALEEESRQRQSRLDKGEPYMSIQPAEDPDDYDDGFSMKHTAAARFQRNHRLISDILSEVVVPDVRSVVTTARMQVLKRQVQSLMVHQRKLEAELLQIEDRHQEKKRRFLESTDSFNNELKRLCSLKVEVDMEKLAAEMAAAEEAARRRAEEREREAAEQVERAAQEEQQPAGVQANANTEQTSASESKDGEDKSTPMETETLAEASEGSQEAEQGAGAAGEKPAQPEPAEGATDEGTSDSTAPSESSSGPPAEPQASDNTPEERLPTQTQ; encoded by the exons ATGTCAA AGCGGCCACCCTATGCCCCTGCCCCTACCCCAGCCCCCACAACA CAAATGCCCACCACCCCTGGGTTTGTGGGGTACAACCCATACAGCCATCTGGCCTACAACAACTACAGGCTGGGAGGGAACCCCGGCGGGAACAACAGG AACTCCTCAGGGATCACCGTTCCTAAGCCGCCCAAACCGCCCGACAAGCCGCTGATGCCCTACATGCGGTATAGCCGGAAG GTTTGGGACCAAGTTAAAGCCTCTAATCCTGACCTGAAGCTATGGGAGATTGGGAAGATCATTGGTGGCATGTGGAGGGACCTCACTGATGAGGAAAAACAGGACTATTTAAATGAATACGAGGCTGAGAAG ATTGAGTATAATGACTCTTTGAAAGCCTACCACAACTCTCCAGCCTACCTGGCATACGTCAATGCTAAGAACCGCGCTGAAGCTGCTCTAGAAGAAGAGAGCCGGCAGAGACAGTCGCGCCTAGACAAGGGCGAGCCCTATATGAGCATCCAGCCCGCTGAGGATCCTGATG ACTATGACGACGGTTTCTCCATGAAGCATACAGCGGCAGCTCGTTTCCAGAGGAACCACAGGCTCATCAGCGACATCTTGAGTGAGGTCGTGGTGCCTGATGTTCGCTCAGTGGTTACCACCGCTCGCATGCAGGTCCTCAAACGTCAAGTCCAGTCCCTCATGGTGCATCAG AGAAAGCTTGAAGCAGAGCTTCTTCAAATCGAGGACCGACATCAGGAGAAGAAGAGGAGGTTCCTGGAGAGCACAGACTCCTTCAATAACGAGCTCAAACGG ctgTGCAGTCTGAAAGTGGAGGTGGACATGGAGAAGCTGGCAGCCGAAATGGCGGCTGCAGAGGAGGCGGCTCGCCGGAGGGCGGAGGAGAGAGAGCGGGAAGCAGCAGAGCAGGTGGAGAGAGCTGCTCAAGAAGAGCAACAGCCAGCAGGGGTCCAGGCCAATGCCAACACAGAACAAACCTCTGCCAGCGAGAGCAAGGATGGAGAAGACAAGTCCACCCCGATGGAGACGG AGACTCTGGCTGAAGCTTCTGAAGGATCTCAGGAGGCTGAGCAAGGAGCGGGTGCAGCGGGAGAGAAACCGGCCCAGCCTGAGCCTGCAGAGGGCGCTACAGATGAGGGCACCAGCGACAGCACTGCTCCATCCGAGAGCAGCTCCGGACCCCCAGCAGAACCCCAGGCCTCGGACAACACCCCTGAGGAGCGGCTGCCCACCCAGACACAATAA
- the smarce1 gene encoding SWI/SNF-related matrix-associated actin-dependent regulator of chromatin subfamily E member 1 isoform X3, producing the protein MSKRPPYAPAPTPAPTTNSSGITVPKPPKPPDKPLMPYMRYSRKVSRKVWDQVKASNPDLKLWEIGKIIGGMWRDLTDEEKQDYLNEYEAEKIEYNDSLKAYHNSPAYLAYVNAKNRAEAALEEESRQRQSRLDKGEPYMSIQPAEDPDDYDDGFSMKHTAAARFQRNHRLISDILSEVVVPDVRSVVTTARMQVLKRQVQSLMVHQRKLEAELLQIEDRHQEKKRRFLESTDSFNNELKRLCSLKVEVDMEKLAAEMAAAEEAARRRAEEREREAAEQVERAAQEEQQPAGVQANANTEQTSASESKDGEDKSTPMETETLAEASEGSQEAEQGAGAAGEKPAQPEPAEGATDEGTSDSTAPSESSSGPPAEPQASDNTPEERLPTQTQ; encoded by the exons ATGTCAA AGCGGCCACCCTATGCCCCTGCCCCTACCCCAGCCCCCACAACA AACTCCTCAGGGATCACCGTTCCTAAGCCGCCCAAACCGCCCGACAAGCCGCTGATGCCCTACATGCGGTATAGCCGGAAGGTAAGCAGGAAG GTTTGGGACCAAGTTAAAGCCTCTAATCCTGACCTGAAGCTATGGGAGATTGGGAAGATCATTGGTGGCATGTGGAGGGACCTCACTGATGAGGAAAAACAGGACTATTTAAATGAATACGAGGCTGAGAAG ATTGAGTATAATGACTCTTTGAAAGCCTACCACAACTCTCCAGCCTACCTGGCATACGTCAATGCTAAGAACCGCGCTGAAGCTGCTCTAGAAGAAGAGAGCCGGCAGAGACAGTCGCGCCTAGACAAGGGCGAGCCCTATATGAGCATCCAGCCCGCTGAGGATCCTGATG ACTATGACGACGGTTTCTCCATGAAGCATACAGCGGCAGCTCGTTTCCAGAGGAACCACAGGCTCATCAGCGACATCTTGAGTGAGGTCGTGGTGCCTGATGTTCGCTCAGTGGTTACCACCGCTCGCATGCAGGTCCTCAAACGTCAAGTCCAGTCCCTCATGGTGCATCAG AGAAAGCTTGAAGCAGAGCTTCTTCAAATCGAGGACCGACATCAGGAGAAGAAGAGGAGGTTCCTGGAGAGCACAGACTCCTTCAATAACGAGCTCAAACGG ctgTGCAGTCTGAAAGTGGAGGTGGACATGGAGAAGCTGGCAGCCGAAATGGCGGCTGCAGAGGAGGCGGCTCGCCGGAGGGCGGAGGAGAGAGAGCGGGAAGCAGCAGAGCAGGTGGAGAGAGCTGCTCAAGAAGAGCAACAGCCAGCAGGGGTCCAGGCCAATGCCAACACAGAACAAACCTCTGCCAGCGAGAGCAAGGATGGAGAAGACAAGTCCACCCCGATGGAGACGG AGACTCTGGCTGAAGCTTCTGAAGGATCTCAGGAGGCTGAGCAAGGAGCGGGTGCAGCGGGAGAGAAACCGGCCCAGCCTGAGCCTGCAGAGGGCGCTACAGATGAGGGCACCAGCGACAGCACTGCTCCATCCGAGAGCAGCTCCGGACCCCCAGCAGAACCCCAGGCCTCGGACAACACCCCTGAGGAGCGGCTGCCCACCCAGACACAATAA
- the smarce1 gene encoding SWI/SNF-related matrix-associated actin-dependent regulator of chromatin subfamily E member 1 isoform X1 gives MSKRPPYAPAPTPAPTTQMPTTPGFVGYNPYSHLAYNNYRLGGNPGGNNRNSSGITVPKPPKPPDKPLMPYMRYSRKVSRKVWDQVKASNPDLKLWEIGKIIGGMWRDLTDEEKQDYLNEYEAEKIEYNDSLKAYHNSPAYLAYVNAKNRAEAALEEESRQRQSRLDKGEPYMSIQPAEDPDDYDDGFSMKHTAAARFQRNHRLISDILSEVVVPDVRSVVTTARMQVLKRQVQSLMVHQRKLEAELLQIEDRHQEKKRRFLESTDSFNNELKRLCSLKVEVDMEKLAAEMAAAEEAARRRAEEREREAAEQVERAAQEEQQPAGVQANANTEQTSASESKDGEDKSTPMETETLAEASEGSQEAEQGAGAAGEKPAQPEPAEGATDEGTSDSTAPSESSSGPPAEPQASDNTPEERLPTQTQ, from the exons ATGTCAA AGCGGCCACCCTATGCCCCTGCCCCTACCCCAGCCCCCACAACA CAAATGCCCACCACCCCTGGGTTTGTGGGGTACAACCCATACAGCCATCTGGCCTACAACAACTACAGGCTGGGAGGGAACCCCGGCGGGAACAACAGG AACTCCTCAGGGATCACCGTTCCTAAGCCGCCCAAACCGCCCGACAAGCCGCTGATGCCCTACATGCGGTATAGCCGGAAGGTAAGCAGGAAG GTTTGGGACCAAGTTAAAGCCTCTAATCCTGACCTGAAGCTATGGGAGATTGGGAAGATCATTGGTGGCATGTGGAGGGACCTCACTGATGAGGAAAAACAGGACTATTTAAATGAATACGAGGCTGAGAAG ATTGAGTATAATGACTCTTTGAAAGCCTACCACAACTCTCCAGCCTACCTGGCATACGTCAATGCTAAGAACCGCGCTGAAGCTGCTCTAGAAGAAGAGAGCCGGCAGAGACAGTCGCGCCTAGACAAGGGCGAGCCCTATATGAGCATCCAGCCCGCTGAGGATCCTGATG ACTATGACGACGGTTTCTCCATGAAGCATACAGCGGCAGCTCGTTTCCAGAGGAACCACAGGCTCATCAGCGACATCTTGAGTGAGGTCGTGGTGCCTGATGTTCGCTCAGTGGTTACCACCGCTCGCATGCAGGTCCTCAAACGTCAAGTCCAGTCCCTCATGGTGCATCAG AGAAAGCTTGAAGCAGAGCTTCTTCAAATCGAGGACCGACATCAGGAGAAGAAGAGGAGGTTCCTGGAGAGCACAGACTCCTTCAATAACGAGCTCAAACGG ctgTGCAGTCTGAAAGTGGAGGTGGACATGGAGAAGCTGGCAGCCGAAATGGCGGCTGCAGAGGAGGCGGCTCGCCGGAGGGCGGAGGAGAGAGAGCGGGAAGCAGCAGAGCAGGTGGAGAGAGCTGCTCAAGAAGAGCAACAGCCAGCAGGGGTCCAGGCCAATGCCAACACAGAACAAACCTCTGCCAGCGAGAGCAAGGATGGAGAAGACAAGTCCACCCCGATGGAGACGG AGACTCTGGCTGAAGCTTCTGAAGGATCTCAGGAGGCTGAGCAAGGAGCGGGTGCAGCGGGAGAGAAACCGGCCCAGCCTGAGCCTGCAGAGGGCGCTACAGATGAGGGCACCAGCGACAGCACTGCTCCATCCGAGAGCAGCTCCGGACCCCCAGCAGAACCCCAGGCCTCGGACAACACCCCTGAGGAGCGGCTGCCCACCCAGACACAATAA
- the smarce1 gene encoding SWI/SNF-related matrix-associated actin-dependent regulator of chromatin subfamily E member 1 isoform X4: MSKRPPYAPAPTPAPTTNSSGITVPKPPKPPDKPLMPYMRYSRKVWDQVKASNPDLKLWEIGKIIGGMWRDLTDEEKQDYLNEYEAEKIEYNDSLKAYHNSPAYLAYVNAKNRAEAALEEESRQRQSRLDKGEPYMSIQPAEDPDDYDDGFSMKHTAAARFQRNHRLISDILSEVVVPDVRSVVTTARMQVLKRQVQSLMVHQRKLEAELLQIEDRHQEKKRRFLESTDSFNNELKRLCSLKVEVDMEKLAAEMAAAEEAARRRAEEREREAAEQVERAAQEEQQPAGVQANANTEQTSASESKDGEDKSTPMETETLAEASEGSQEAEQGAGAAGEKPAQPEPAEGATDEGTSDSTAPSESSSGPPAEPQASDNTPEERLPTQTQ, translated from the exons ATGTCAA AGCGGCCACCCTATGCCCCTGCCCCTACCCCAGCCCCCACAACA AACTCCTCAGGGATCACCGTTCCTAAGCCGCCCAAACCGCCCGACAAGCCGCTGATGCCCTACATGCGGTATAGCCGGAAG GTTTGGGACCAAGTTAAAGCCTCTAATCCTGACCTGAAGCTATGGGAGATTGGGAAGATCATTGGTGGCATGTGGAGGGACCTCACTGATGAGGAAAAACAGGACTATTTAAATGAATACGAGGCTGAGAAG ATTGAGTATAATGACTCTTTGAAAGCCTACCACAACTCTCCAGCCTACCTGGCATACGTCAATGCTAAGAACCGCGCTGAAGCTGCTCTAGAAGAAGAGAGCCGGCAGAGACAGTCGCGCCTAGACAAGGGCGAGCCCTATATGAGCATCCAGCCCGCTGAGGATCCTGATG ACTATGACGACGGTTTCTCCATGAAGCATACAGCGGCAGCTCGTTTCCAGAGGAACCACAGGCTCATCAGCGACATCTTGAGTGAGGTCGTGGTGCCTGATGTTCGCTCAGTGGTTACCACCGCTCGCATGCAGGTCCTCAAACGTCAAGTCCAGTCCCTCATGGTGCATCAG AGAAAGCTTGAAGCAGAGCTTCTTCAAATCGAGGACCGACATCAGGAGAAGAAGAGGAGGTTCCTGGAGAGCACAGACTCCTTCAATAACGAGCTCAAACGG ctgTGCAGTCTGAAAGTGGAGGTGGACATGGAGAAGCTGGCAGCCGAAATGGCGGCTGCAGAGGAGGCGGCTCGCCGGAGGGCGGAGGAGAGAGAGCGGGAAGCAGCAGAGCAGGTGGAGAGAGCTGCTCAAGAAGAGCAACAGCCAGCAGGGGTCCAGGCCAATGCCAACACAGAACAAACCTCTGCCAGCGAGAGCAAGGATGGAGAAGACAAGTCCACCCCGATGGAGACGG AGACTCTGGCTGAAGCTTCTGAAGGATCTCAGGAGGCTGAGCAAGGAGCGGGTGCAGCGGGAGAGAAACCGGCCCAGCCTGAGCCTGCAGAGGGCGCTACAGATGAGGGCACCAGCGACAGCACTGCTCCATCCGAGAGCAGCTCCGGACCCCCAGCAGAACCCCAGGCCTCGGACAACACCCCTGAGGAGCGGCTGCCCACCCAGACACAATAA